One window from the genome of Rhodobacteraceae bacterium S2214 encodes:
- a CDS encoding SCO family protein yields the protein MSKKLAIAAATVVGLGIGGTIAVTQLGGGIEECGATAVAGGDIGGSFELLDKNGELVTDKDIITEPTLIYFGFTFCPDFCPVDMARNSQAVDLLAEQGIEATPVFISIDPERDTPEIVGDYAYNFHDKAIGLTGSAEQVDAASKAYRTFYQKDSSGDPDYYLMQHTTLTYLTLPEIGFVEFFRNTNTAEEVAETVSCFVNAT from the coding sequence ATGTCAAAGAAACTTGCGATAGCGGCGGCGACAGTTGTCGGTCTAGGGATTGGCGGAACGATTGCCGTCACGCAACTTGGCGGCGGTATCGAAGAATGCGGTGCGACTGCTGTTGCGGGTGGGGATATTGGCGGATCGTTCGAACTGTTGGACAAAAACGGCGAACTGGTCACGGACAAAGATATCATCACAGAACCGACGCTGATCTATTTCGGGTTCACCTTTTGCCCAGATTTCTGCCCGGTCGATATGGCGCGCAATTCACAAGCCGTTGATCTGTTGGCCGAACAGGGGATTGAAGCCACGCCTGTCTTCATTTCGATTGACCCAGAACGCGACACGCCTGAAATCGTGGGCGACTACGCCTATAATTTTCATGACAAGGCCATTGGTTTGACCGGTAGCGCAGAACAGGTTGATGCGGCTTCAAAAGCCTACCGCACCTTCTATCAAAAGGATTCCAGCGGTGATCCTGACTACTACCTGATGCAACACACAACCCTGACCTATTTGACGTTGCCTGAAATAGGGTTTGTGGAATTCTTCCGAAACACCAATACTGCAGAGGAAGTTGCAGAGACGGTGAGCTGCTTCGTGAACGCCACTTAG